In Calditrichota bacterium, the DNA window TTCGACAAGTATGATTTTTTTTAGAATTAGTAACGCCGAAGGCGTTGAATATTGGTAGCTTAAAATATTTCCGAAAATCAAAACCCCCAAACGGGGTTTAATATTGAATTCTTTCAAGGGAAAGCTTGGGAGAAAATGGATAAGATATCTTATCCGCTAGCTGACGAATTCGCGCTAATTTTGGCTATTTTTTCAATGACTGTTGAACCGTACAGTGATTTGCTGATGAAAATGGTTATAGCGATCTTACTTTCTCTGATGCTGAATAGTTACTTAAACTGATGGCTATTGGTAAGGGGCTTTGTACCTTTGAGCCTTTGTGGCAGAAAAAGCAAGCAACTAAGAATATCCAACAAATGAGAAATAATTTATGAAAGAAAACGGAAGTTTGAGTGAAAAAGAGATAAAATTTTCTATTGAAAAAGCAAAAGAAGTCATTCGCAAAGAAGCGGACGCCGTTTTGGCGCTGCAGGACAGAATCGACGAAGAATTTGCCCGGGCAGTGGATTTGATCGTCAAATGCCATGGGAGAGTGATTATTACCGGCATGGGCAAGTCGGGCATTGTGGGCCGGAAAATTGCCGCGACGCTCACGAGCACGGGCACATCGGCGTTTTTTTTGCACCCTGCCGAAGGTATGCACGGCGACATCGGAATTGTGCACAAGGACGATGTGGTGATTTGCATTTCCAAAAGCGGCAACACGCACGAGCTATTTCAGATTGTGCCCATTTTGAAAAGGATGGGCGTGAAAATAATTTCCATTACCGGGAACCGGCGCTCCCGTCTGGCGGAACGCAGCGATGTAATTCTGGACGCCAGTGTGAGCGAGGAAGCCTGTTCCAATAATTTGGCGCCCACTTCCAGTTCCACGGCCGCGTTAGTCATGGGCGATGCGCTGGCAGTGGCGCTGTTGGAACGGCGCGGTTTCAAGGCGGAAGATTTTGCTTTGCTGCATCCGGGAGGAAGTCTGGGCAAAAAATTATCCATGAAAATAGACGAAGTGATGTTCACCGGGGACCGCATTCCAGTAGTGACTGAGGAGGATTTGCTGGATACGGTGTTGTTCAAAATGACTGCCAAACGCTTTGGCGCGGCTTGCGTCGTCGGAAAACGGGGCAAATTGGTCGGGATCATTACGGACGGTGATTTGCGCAGATTGCTGGAAACGACGAAAGAAGTCTGGAATTTGCAAGCCAGCGACGTGATGAACACCAAGCCCAAAACCGTGAAAATCGGCATTATGGCGGCGGAAGCGCTGAAAGTGATGACCGAGTACAGCATCATGCAGGTCATTATTGTGGACGAGAAAAATATCCCGCGCGGCATTGTTCATTTGCACGATCTGTTGGAGGCCGGGATTCTGTGAGCAAAAAACTGAAACGGACGCGGAAACGAATAAAAAATTGGCTCATTTACGTGGCTATTCGCGCAGGAATGATGTGGATGTCCGAAGTGCAGCGGGCGACGGCGCAAAAATTTTTGGGTACGCTGGCGTTGTGGGGATATTATCTGGTGAAAAGCGAACGCCGGAAGACGCTGAAAAATTTGACGAAAGTTTACGGGGAAACGCATTCTCCTGAACAAATCAAGCAAATGGCCAAAGATGTGTTCGTCAATCTCGGCAGAAATATGGCGGACGCATTTTGTCTGTCTCGATTTAATGCCAAAAATGTCGATCGGTTCGTTCAATCTTCGGGGCTGGAAAATTTAGACAAAGCGCTTCAAAAGGGTAAGGGAATCATTGCGCTCACGGGCCATATCGGAAATTGGGAACTGATGGGCGCGTTTCTCGTGATCAAGGGCTATCCTGTGAATGTCGTTGGCGCTCCGATTTACGATCTGCGTCTGGATGCGCTGGTGGTAAGCAATCGGATGAGTTCGGGAATGAAATATATCGCTCGCGGCGATGCAACGCGGCAAATTATCCGCGTGCTGCGCAAAAATGAAATTATCGGCATTTTGACCGATCAGGACACGCGCAAAGTCGATGGCGTTTTTGTCGATTTTTTGGGATACGAAGCCTACACGCCGGTTGGCCCGGTCATACTTGCCATGAAAACCGGCGCCGCCATCGTGCCGATGGCGGTTCATTTGAAAAAAAATGGCAATCATTTCATCGACATTCGCCCGGCGTTAGAATTGAGATTTACCGGCGATCTGGAAACAGATCGCATTGAAAATACCAAACTGTGCAACGACGCACTGACAGATTTTATTCTGCGCCATCCCACACAATGGGTTTGGATGCACGAACGCTGGAAAACCAAACCAGAAGATGTTAAAAAGCGAAGCCGAAAATGATGACAGCGAAATTTTTTCACAATAAATGGTTTTTGACTCTGATTTTCGTTTTCTCCTTTGCTGTCGCCTGCCAAAAAAATGAAAAGAATAAGGCTGTTGAAGATGAGCGCGCGCCGCTGCCGGATCAGGAGGCGTGGAATTCAACGGTTACTTCGACGGTTGACGGCAAATTGAATGCGGTGATTCATTATGGTCACATGCAGCGATTCAAGCAGCGGAAAGTCGTGGATTTCGACGACGGAATCGAAATCGATTTTTACAATGAAAAAGGAGAGCACGCTTCCAAATTGACTTCCGAACGCGGTAAATTGAACGAAGCCAGCAGCGACATCGAGGCTTTCGGCAATGTGGTCGTTGTGTCGGACAGCGGCATCAATTTACGGACTGAACATTTGTACTGGGACAACAGCATCGAAAAAGTGGTATCCGACACTTTTGTAACGATCACTTCGGCGGATCAGGACACTTTCTACGGCATCGGTTTTGAATCGGATCAGTATTTGAATAATTGGGTGATTCGGCGAATTTCCGGAAAGACGAGCCGGGGATTGGATTTGCAGTTGGAAAAAAAGGAGAAAGCGGCGGAGAAAGATTCTTCGCTGGTTGATTCGACGGCTGCGAAGGGCGATGCTGCTGCGGATTCTTTGCCGCCGCCGAGAAAAAGCGGGACGTAATAGCACGCGGATTTGCACGGATCATGCCAAAGGCAGATGCGCCTTCGACGCATTTGACTGATTTTCGCGGATTAATAGAAAAATATTTTTGCATGCGCTGATTCTGCAAAAATCAGCGTTCAAACTAACAAAAAAACTAATTTATGATTTTGAGCTTAAGAAAAACTATTTTCCTGATGCTCTTTTTATCGATTTCTCAATCAGGGATATTTGCCCAAAATTCCGAACGGCTGGAAATTGTGGCGACGGACAGCACGGACATGAAGCAGTCGAAAACGGCGCAAGGTGTTCTGGTCGAATTGGTGAATAACGTCCATTTGCGCCAGGGCGACGTGGAAATGTTTTGTGAACATGTGATGTGGTGGAAAGATCGTAACGAAGTTGTTATTGAAAAAAACGTTCGCATTTTTGATAGACTGAAAAAGCTGTATGCGGATTACGTTTTTTATTACACGGATTCCAGAATTTACAAAGCGCGCGGACATGTGGTGTTGAAAGACACGGCGCGTCAGATTTTTGCCGATGAAATTCAGTATTTCCGTGAAAAAGACATTATTATTGCCGACGGCCATGTGGTTTTATTGGATGAGAAAAATAATATTGAAATTCGTTCGCGACACGCGGAGTTGGACAATAACCGCGACTATGCGCTGATTACTCAGGACCCGGTGTTTGTGAAAAAGGACAGTCTTGACAATGAAGAAATTCGCATCACGGGAGTTAAAATGGAATTGTTCAACGGCGGCGATAAGGCGGTTGTCACTGACAGCGTGAAAATTGCACACAAGGAAGCGACTGCCACTTGTGGCATTGCCGAATTTTACAGAAAAGAAAACCGGGTATTGCTAAAAAAAACGCCGATTGTCTGGCAGAAAAATGACCGCCTCAGCGGCGGCGAGATTCAGTTGTTTTTGCGAAAGAACAATGAATTGGAAAAAGCGGTTATCTCCGGCCATGGTTTGGTCGCATCAAAAGTTGACACGACCGGGGTGGACAAGCGCGAGCATCGGCTGTCGGGCGAGACAATCACCATGTATTTTCAGCAGCGCGAATTAGCGAAAGTTGTCGTGGAAAACCAAGCTACCAGCTACTATTACGTGATTGAGGACGGCGAGGAAAAAGGGCTGAACAAGATCATCGGTGACAAAATTATTGTGTCATTGGAAAATCGAAAGGTTTCCCGCATCAAGATAATCAGCAGCCCGCAGTTGTCGGAAGGAGTATTTTATCCGGTGAGAATGGAGCCGGATTTAACGGAGAAGTGAATCGATGGAAAAAGTTTTACGCGCCGAGAAATTAGTCAAAGTTTACGGCAAAAGAACCGTGGTCAATGAAGTGTCGCTGGAAGTCAAGCAGGGAGAAATCGTGGGTTTGCTGGGTCCCAACGGCGCCGGAAAAACTACGACTTTTTACATGATTACCGGCATGATTCGCCCCACGCGGGGGAAAATTTTTCTGGATAACGAAGACCTTACTAATTTGCCGATGTACAAACGCGCCAGATTGGGAATCGGATATTTGCCACAAGAGGCGTCGATTTTTCGCAAGTTGACCGTCGAAGAAAATATCATGGCTATTCTGGAGAGCATGTCCCTGTCGCGCCAGGAAAGAAAAGTTCGACTGGAAGAATTGCTGGCCGAGTTGAATATTTCGCATCTGGCAAAAAGCAAAGGCTACAATCTTTCCGGCGGCGAACGCCGTCGCGTTGAAATTACGCGCGCGCTGGTGACAAATCCCAAGTTCATTTTACTGGACGAACCGTTTGCCGGCATCGATCCCATTGCGGTTGAGGATATTCAATATATTGTAAAAAATTTAGTTACGAAGGGAATCGGCGTGTTGATCACTGACCACAACGTGCACGAAACTTTATCGATCACCAACCACGCCTATTTGCTTTACGATGGCGTCGTGTTAAAATCGGGCAGTTCGGAGTTTTTAGCGAGCGATCCGGAGACGAAGCGGCTCTATCTTGGCGAAAAATTCAAGTTGCATCGTTAGCGTAAAATTGAGCGAAACAAGATTTGTACCAAAAATTACAATTTTGATTTATCAATTGACTTTAAAGATAAAGATCGTTATATTGTATTAGATTATTAGAGGATGGTATTCAGATATTAGCTAGGAAAAAAACATCATGATGGGAGTAGGTTTTTTTCAGAAACCGGGGCTTTACATGAAGCAGTCGCCCCAACAAGTTCTTCTTTCCACGTTGTTACAGTTGCCAATTACCAGCTTAGAGCAGCGGATCAAATTGGAATTGGAGCAAAATCCGTTGCTGGAAGCTGACATGGAATTGGAAGAAGAAATGGAACAGGAGATGGATGAAGAAGCAAAATTGGAACAATTAGAGGAAGAAGATAAAAAAGATGATGACGCAGAAGAAGAACCCGAAAACGCAGAAGAAGAGGAAGAGATCGATTGGGATCTGATTTTGAACGATGAAAATAATTATGAGATCAAAGCGCCGCGCGAAGAAAATCCCGATGAATACAGCCCTCCCAATGTCTATCAGATGTCGCTGCCTGAGTATTTGCTGGAGCAGTTGAACATGACCGATTTGTCGCCGGAGGAAATTGCTATCGGCGAATACATCGTTTGGAATATTAATAATGCCGGTTACCTC includes these proteins:
- the lptB gene encoding LPS export ABC transporter ATP-binding protein — encoded protein: MEKVLRAEKLVKVYGKRTVVNEVSLEVKQGEIVGLLGPNGAGKTTTFYMITGMIRPTRGKIFLDNEDLTNLPMYKRARLGIGYLPQEASIFRKLTVEENIMAILESMSLSRQERKVRLEELLAELNISHLAKSKGYNLSGGERRRVEITRALVTNPKFILLDEPFAGIDPIAVEDIQYIVKNLVTKGIGVLITDHNVHETLSITNHAYLLYDGVVLKSGSSEFLASDPETKRLYLGEKFKLHR
- the lptC gene encoding LPS export ABC transporter periplasmic protein LptC, with product MMTAKFFHNKWFLTLIFVFSFAVACQKNEKNKAVEDERAPLPDQEAWNSTVTSTVDGKLNAVIHYGHMQRFKQRKVVDFDDGIEIDFYNEKGEHASKLTSERGKLNEASSDIEAFGNVVVVSDSGINLRTEHLYWDNSIEKVVSDTFVTITSADQDTFYGIGFESDQYLNNWVIRRISGKTSRGLDLQLEKKEKAAEKDSSLVDSTAAKGDAAADSLPPPRKSGT
- a CDS encoding KpsF/GutQ family sugar-phosphate isomerase, encoding MKENGSLSEKEIKFSIEKAKEVIRKEADAVLALQDRIDEEFARAVDLIVKCHGRVIITGMGKSGIVGRKIAATLTSTGTSAFFLHPAEGMHGDIGIVHKDDVVICISKSGNTHELFQIVPILKRMGVKIISITGNRRSRLAERSDVILDASVSEEACSNNLAPTSSSTAALVMGDALAVALLERRGFKAEDFALLHPGGSLGKKLSMKIDEVMFTGDRIPVVTEEDLLDTVLFKMTAKRFGAACVVGKRGKLVGIITDGDLRRLLETTKEVWNLQASDVMNTKPKTVKIGIMAAEALKVMTEYSIMQVIIVDEKNIPRGIVHLHDLLEAGIL
- a CDS encoding LPS export ABC transporter periplasmic protein LptC; protein product: MILSLRKTIFLMLFLSISQSGIFAQNSERLEIVATDSTDMKQSKTAQGVLVELVNNVHLRQGDVEMFCEHVMWWKDRNEVVIEKNVRIFDRLKKLYADYVFYYTDSRIYKARGHVVLKDTARQIFADEIQYFREKDIIIADGHVVLLDEKNNIEIRSRHAELDNNRDYALITQDPVFVKKDSLDNEEIRITGVKMELFNGGDKAVVTDSVKIAHKEATATCGIAEFYRKENRVLLKKTPIVWQKNDRLSGGEIQLFLRKNNELEKAVISGHGLVASKVDTTGVDKREHRLSGETITMYFQQRELAKVVVENQATSYYYVIEDGEEKGLNKIIGDKIIVSLENRKVSRIKIISSPQLSEGVFYPVRMEPDLTEK
- a CDS encoding lysophospholipid acyltransferase family protein; its protein translation is MSKKLKRTRKRIKNWLIYVAIRAGMMWMSEVQRATAQKFLGTLALWGYYLVKSERRKTLKNLTKVYGETHSPEQIKQMAKDVFVNLGRNMADAFCLSRFNAKNVDRFVQSSGLENLDKALQKGKGIIALTGHIGNWELMGAFLVIKGYPVNVVGAPIYDLRLDALVVSNRMSSGMKYIARGDATRQIIRVLRKNEIIGILTDQDTRKVDGVFVDFLGYEAYTPVGPVILAMKTGAAIVPMAVHLKKNGNHFIDIRPALELRFTGDLETDRIENTKLCNDALTDFILRHPTQWVWMHERWKTKPEDVKKRSRK